In Hyphomicrobiales bacterium, the following are encoded in one genomic region:
- a CDS encoding flagellar hook capping protein yields the protein MDVTGTTSSTAATTSKTGLSEQALAQNYDMFLELLTVQIKNQNPLEPMDADKFTDQLTQFSSVEQQITTNKNLETLISTMAASNLGTVVSYIGKEVEAAGETAILENGAANWSATVTEAATATVTIKNSAGATIYTEPVTLNKGTNSYQWDGRALTGGTAPDGQYTISFSAQNSTGKAVAVDTAFQGVVDEVDFADGEPILKVGGIRVPLSSVQTIRSAG from the coding sequence ATGGACGTTACAGGCACCACTTCCTCGACCGCGGCGACAACGTCGAAAACGGGACTTTCGGAACAGGCGCTTGCCCAGAACTACGACATGTTCCTGGAACTGTTGACGGTGCAGATCAAGAACCAGAATCCGCTCGAACCGATGGATGCGGACAAGTTCACCGATCAGCTCACCCAGTTTTCGTCGGTTGAGCAGCAGATCACCACCAACAAGAATCTTGAGACGCTGATCTCGACCATGGCGGCGTCCAATCTCGGGACGGTGGTCAGCTATATCGGCAAGGAAGTCGAAGCCGCCGGCGAGACGGCCATTCTGGAAAACGGCGCCGCGAACTGGTCGGCGACGGTGACCGAGGCGGCGACCGCGACCGTGACGATCAAGAACTCCGCCGGCGCGACGATCTATACCGAGCCGGTGACCTTGAACAAGGGCACCAACAGCTATCAGTGGGACGGACGGGCGCTGACAGGTGGCACGGCGCCGGACGGGCAATACACGATCTCGTTCTCGGCGCAGAATTCGACCGGCAAGGCCGTGGCCGTCGACACCGCATTTCAGGGTGTCGTGGACGAAGTGGACTTCGCCGATGGTGAGCCGATCCTGAAGGTTGGCGGGATCCGGGTGCCGCTGTCGTCGGTGCAGACGATCCGCTCGGCCGGCTGA
- a CDS encoding DUF1153 domain-containing protein gives MTDRVRPRVKYVIGPDGSPLTIADLPPENTRRWVIRRKAEVVAAVRGGLLSLEEACQRYTLTVEEFLSWQSSIDQHGLAGLRATRIQQYRG, from the coding sequence ATGACCGACCGGGTAAGACCGCGAGTTAAATATGTCATCGGCCCCGATGGGAGCCCGCTAACGATTGCCGATCTGCCGCCGGAGAATACCCGGCGTTGGGTGATCCGCCGCAAGGCCGAAGTCGTAGCCGCCGTGCGTGGAGGTTTGCTTTCCCTGGAGGAGGCATGCCAGCGCTATACGTTAACAGTTGAAGAGTTTCTGTCGTGGCAGAGCTCGATCGACCAGCACGGCCTTGCCGGCCTGAGAGCGACGCGCATTCAGCAATATCGCGGTTGA